CGCGTTCCTTATTTATTAGTAGCAGGGGACAAAGAGGTGGAATCTGGTCAAGTGGCTGTTAGAACTCGCAGAGGTAAAGATCTCGGAGTGATGCCAATTGATGATTTCATCAACCTGCTGAAGGCCAGCGTTTCTGAGAAAAGATTAGATATCGTGGAGGAATAGCCATTAAAGGCAAAGGTGGAAGAAGAGGGCCGCTGCAACAGAAGCCCGCAAACCGTTTGAACGAAGAGATCACTCTGTCAGAAGTACGCCTCGTAGGCGTAGAAGGTGAGCCTCTTGGTGTTGTTACTATCACTGAAGCGTTAGAAGCTTCAACTGCCGCAGGCATGGACTTGGTGGAAATCAGTCCAAACGCAGAGCCGCCGGTATGTCGAGTGATGGATTACGGTAAGTTCCTCTACGAGAAGAGCAAGGAACAAAAAGAGCAGCGTAAGAAAACCAAACAGATTCAGGTTAAGGAAGTTAAGTTCCGACCTGGCACAGATGAAGGCGATTACCAGGTAAAACTGCGCAACCTGGTTCGTTTTCTTGAGGCGGGAGACAAGGCCAAAGTCACACTACGTTTTCGTGGTCGTGAAATGGCCCACCAGGAGCTCGGTATCAAGTTATTGAACCGAATTAAAGAAGACCTGGTTGAGATTTGCCAAGTGGAGTCATTCCCTCATCGAGTGGAAGGTCGCCAAATGGTAATGGTACTCGCGCCAATTAAGAAGTAACTCAGGCCTACAAGTGATCGAGAGGTCCGCCTGTTTTGCTATGTATTAACGCTCAATGCGGAGTGGCAAAATGCCAAAGATGAAAAGTAACCGAGGTGCTGCAAAGCGCTTCAAAAAAACTGGCTCCGGCCGTTTTAAACATAAACAGTCTCACCTGCGTCATATCTTGACCAAGAAGAGTACTAAGCGTAAGCGTCAGCTTCGCGCTATGCACTTGGTTGAGAAATGTGATACTAGATCAGTGCAGCGTATGCTGCCATACGCGTAAGGGGAGACTGAACTATGGCACGAGTAAAACGTGGTGTTGTAGCGCGCGCGCGTCACAAGAAGGTATTGGATCAGGCTAAAGGTTATTATGGTGCACGTTCACGTGTTTACCGCGTAGCCTTTCAGGCGATAACCAAAGCAGGTCAATATGCATACCGTGACCGTCGTCAGCGTAAACGTCAGTTCCGTCAGCTGTGGATCGCGCGTATTAACGCGGCCGCTCGTCAGAATGGTCTTTCATACAGCCGTTTCATTAACGGTCTGAAGAAAGCATCTATCGAGATCGATCGTAAGATCCTGGCAGACATCGCTGTATTCGATCAGTCCGGTTTCGCGGTACTGGTAGAAAAGGCAAAAGCGGCTCTGTAATTTCAGAGAAAGCTTTATGAATAAACGGGAAGTGTTTTCACTTCCCGTTTTTTGTGTCTGGAGAAAAGATGCTCGTAGATTCCCACTGCCATCTCGATAAGCTTAAGCTTGATGAGTTCGATGGCGATTTGGCAAAAGTGATAAGTGCGGCAAAAGCACAGAGTGTGGAACACATGCTGTGTGTTGGCATTACGCTAGAAACATTTCCTGAAATGCTGCGTCAAGTTACCGGTTTTCCAGAAGTATCTGTTTCCTGCGGGGTTCATCCGTTAGATCAGGACTCTATTTGGCAGCAAAGCAAGTTGCTAGAGCTAGCGTCAGATCCAGCCGTGGTTGCCATTGGTGAGACAGGGCTAGATTATTTCTACGCTGCAGAGTCAAAAGAGAAGCAGAAATTAGCGTTTGCTGGGCATCTTGAGGTTGCCAATACGCTTAAGAAGCCGGTGATTATTCATACCCGAGATGCAAAAGAAGATACTTTAGCCATCATGCGAGCCGGTGACGCTGAACAAGTTGGCGGTGTATTGCACTGCTTCACCGAAAGCTGGGAAATGGCGAAAGCTGCCTTGGATATGGGATTCTATATCTCTATTTCGGGGATCGTGACATTTAGAAATGCGTCGGCGTTAAGGGATGTGGTGAAACAGGTGCCTTTGGAACGCTTGTTAGTTGAAACGGACTCTCCATATCTGGCGCCAGTGCCACATCGAGGTCGACAGAATCAACCTGCTTATGTGCGTGATGTGGCGGAATTTGTTGCAGACCTCAAGGGGGTCTCGTTCCAACAATTGGCCAGTGCCACAACTGATAATTTCTATCGCTTATTTAGTCAAATTAATAGAGGCTGATTAGCGTAGTGGGGGAGTTAAACTCCCCCTATGTCAGGCTTAGGCTTCTTCTTCGTATTTCTTTAGTAACGACTCGAGTAACTCCCGGTCATTCCCCTCTTGCAGTTTCATCGCTAATACTTCTATATCTGTCATGATACGATCGCGTTCCCTCACTGCATTTTCTTTCGCCCCCATTGCGTTAGCAAAGCGCTCTTCAGCCTTAGATAGCTGCTCTAGCAACTCGCTGCGTTCTGAATTCAAAGCGTGATAATCGCGTAGCTTGGCACTTAACTGTTTACGCTCATCCTCAAACTCTTCAATGTCACTATTGAACTTGCTTTCTATGCTCTCTTTGTCAGTGACTAACTTATCGACTTGTTGTTGTGTCGCGGCCAATTTTTTCTGTAACTCGGCAGTAGAATCTTTATACCCAGCGACCTCTTGTTTTGCTTTCTCATAGGCCGAGCTATGTTTTTCCACGGCTTGTTGCATTGCTTGCAACTTAGAGCTGAGTTCATTGTTCTCCTGCTGACAGTTTTTGAGTGTCAGTAGCTCTTTTTTCAAAGCATCCAAACTGCTATTTGCCTCTGCAAGAGATTGATTACTTTGCTTGAGTTCTATTAGTTCGCTTTCTGTTGTTTCCAGTGAACAACGCTGTTGTTCTATCGTGCTTTCATGACTGCGGAGTGACGCTTCTATCTGCGCTGACTTAGTTGCTTCAGCTTCTATTCGCTCTTTATATTCCGCCAGAGATGTTTCTTTCGCTTCTAGTGCTGCGCTCAACGAACTGATTTGCTCTTCCAGATGAGCAGTTTTTTCTTTCAGTGAAGCTTTCTCTATTAAGCTCTTTTCTTCGGTTGAGTGTTTGCTGCTTAACTGTTTTTCCAAGACGCTATTTTGTGCCTTTTCCGTCTCTAAGGATTGCTCTAGCGATGCGATTTGGTCATTCGCTTTTTCTATTTCAGATTTTAATGTCGCCAGTTCTGCATCTTGCAGGCCACTCTTACTGTCAACGTCTGTGCTAACTTCCGAAAGCTCTTGCTCTAATTGTGCGATCCGATCCTGATCTACTTTTGCTTCAGATTGATGAGACTTTTTCTGTTGCTCTAACTGTTTACAAAGGTGATAGATCTCTGTTTTTGCCGCTTCAAACTGCTTATGGTACTGATCTGCGTGTAGTTTTTCTTTTTCTGCACTTTCTCTGAGCATTTTAGTGTTTAACTGAGACGACTTTAATGTGGCGATCTCGATACGAGCCTTGCCAAGGTTTTTCTGCAGTAACTGCTCAGAACTGACTTTACTCTTCAGTTGCGTTTCCAGAGAAGCGCTGTGCTTACTCAGGGCTTGAAACTGCTTCCGTAATTCAGTGATATCGTCAATATCTGCAACCGCGGCGTCTATTTCCGCTGACGATGTGCTGACCGAGCCTTTAGTTACGGCGGCTAAGGACAATGCTTGCTGCCATAACTTGGCCGTTAAAATATTTAGTTCGGCCGGAAGCTCAGTGACCGTTTTGTCATCGCTGAGCAGCACGTGAGACTTGGCTATTACGTCACTAACAGTGCCGGGTTGAAAACCCGCTTGTTCGTTAATACGGTTTAGCGTTGCAGGCTTGCACTGGCTAAGCGCATTGGACATGACTTCCAGTAAAGAGATTAGTTGGGGATCTTTTTCAGCGTTTTTTTGCTCACTCATGGCCGTTCATCAGTTCCGGTTGGTAAGAATTTGCCATTTATCTCTCTTACATTAACAACCTGTTATCGAGAGTTGGCTAAACAGGTTTCATGTTACTGTTAAAGATAGAAAAAAATTGTGATGTTGTGGGCAGAAAAAATGCTCGGGACTATTCCGGGTCCCGAGCCTAGGGGAATGGCTCTATGGAAGAGCCGTGCGCTAACTAAAAAAACACAAAAGAACTTGGTCAAACTCGTTACTTTGTTGCTTTAGCTAGCTTCAAGTGTAGACATAGATATTTAATGCACCCAAATTTTCACTTCAGCGCATTACTTAAAAGTCAGACCCTGGTCACGTACCAACTCTCTTGGCAGCTTGTTCTTTAAGCGTGATCCCGTCACCCTGGCTAAACCGATCGGTGTGCCGCGATAGGTACAGATGATATCGCCCCGTTTTGCTTGTGAACGATTTTCTATATCCTTGCCCATAAAATAGGCTTCCGCTTCGGGCGGCGATAATTCATGTTTATTTATCGCTGTTGAGCCAAACGCTATAGCAAATTCATGGGAGATACGTAATTCCTTTCTATGTTGTTCACCCACCTTAATACCGAGTCGGTCAAACTTCATTTTAGGGATCATTGGTAACAGAGCATCGGGAAACAGCCATATCTCTCTGTCTCGCTGCCAAAGGCTATGCCCATCTAGGCTGCATTCATATTGGGCTGTGATCTCCGTTTGAATTTCTGCCTGCTGTTTACGACTGGGGCGGTGGAATGGAAATTTTGCCGGCATCTCTCTGGGGGCTAATAGTTTTTTCGGGCATTCTCCATGTTTGCGGAAAGCTGAAACGAAAAAGCCCTCGCTGTCGTAATGGTGTGGCCAGATATGTAAATAGCCTTCTGGGGTCGCAGCTATTTCGGCGCCATCGAAAAGTTCATTTAGTGGGATAACGTCTATTGCATCGCGATAGGTATTAAGTAGATGCTCGCATACCTGCTGATTTTCCTGATGATTAAGGGTGCAGGTAGAGTAGATCAGCGTGCCACCAGGTTTTAGTGCCTTAAAGGCACTCTCCATCAATGCTTTTTGAGTATCACTTAGCTCTACAACGGACTCTTCTGACCAATTCTTAAAAGCATCGGGATCCTTGCGAATGGTGCCTTCACCAGAGCAGGGGGCGTCGAGCAAGATGGCATCAAACATTTGCGGCAAATACTCGCCAAATACGCGGCCGTCATAATGGGTCAGCGCGCCGTTTTTAACGCCACAACGGACGAGGTTGGAATATAGGCCTTTGATCCGGCTACCTGAATACTCATTGGCAACAAGTACGCCTTTATTGCTCATGATCGCGGCAAGTTGTGTTGTCTTTGAGCCGGGGGCGGCTGCCATATCCAGTACTTGTTCGAATGGGCGTTCGCCGACCGCATAAGCTAACGCCATTGGTGGCAGCATCGAGCTGGCTTCCTGAATGTAGAATTGCCCATTCATATGCTCAGCAACATTGCCGAGTGGCGCTTCGTTGTCGTGATCGATCCAATAGCCATCCCGGCACCAAGGGATCGACTTCATTGTCCAAGCATGCCGGTCTGCAATGCATTGGTCATCATCGTGATTGGTTTTTAGGCGATTAAAGCGGACACTTTTTCGCAACGGCCTTAAAGTTGCTTCCAGAAAGGCTTTCATTTCTTCCGGCGGAAGTATTTCTTTAACTTTTTCAAGGAAATCTGTGGGCAGAGTCGTAGGCGTCTTCACTGGGATATGTCATTCTTTTTAAGCTTAAACAAGATCATACCATAGGCAGATGAGGGCAGCTTGAAATCGATGGTGAGAAATAGGATATGTTGAATTTTTTTTGGCTGGCCATGTTTCTTATCGGTGCTGTGTCGGCGATAGGGCAGTGGCTCATAAAGAATGATAGCCAGGTGTTCTCACGCGTGATCCAGGCCCTATTTGATGCTGCGAGTTTGTCGATGACCATCGGTATCGGCTTAGCGGGCTTGCTCTGTTTCTGGTTGGGTTTAATGAAGGTGGCGGAAGCTAGCGGAGTTATCCGCGGTTTGTCGCGGCTGCTAGCCCCCTTATTTGAAAAATTGATGCCGGAGGTTCCAAGGGGCGACCCTGCGATTGGCGGTGTCACGATGAACCTGGCAGCAAATATGCTCGGTTTAGATAATGCGGCAACGCCATTGGGCATTAAAGCGATGCAGCAGCTGCATGAACTAAACCCGAACAAAAAAGTGGCATCTAACGCGCAAATACTGTTCTTAGTATTGAATACCTCCTCTGTCACCATATTCCCCGTTACCGTGTTTCTCTATCGGGCACAGATGGGCGCTGCAGTCCCTACCGATGTGTTTATCCCTATACTCTTAGCCACTGCTGCATCGACCCTGTCTGGATTAATCGCAGTGGCTGTTGTGCAGAAAATCAATTTGTTTAATACAGTCATTATTACCTACGCTGCGGCATTGCTGCTTTTGCTGGGTGCGCCTCTTCTATATCTGATGTCGTTGTCGGCGAATGCAATGGCTAATGGCTCAGCGTTTATTGCCAACTTTACCTTGCTTGGTGTTATCTGTGCGCTGCTCTCGACCGCTTGGTACAAGAAGGTCAATGTGTATGAAACCTTTGTAGAGGGGGCGAAAGAGGGGATTGAGCAAGCATTTAAGATAGTCCCTTACTTGGTCGCCATGCTTTGTGCGATTAGCGTGCTAAGGTCATCCGGTGCGTTAGATAGTTTGATCGATGGCATTCGTTATCTCCTCTCTTGGTTTGCTATCGATACGCGATTTGTTGATGCATTACCGACGGGTCTACTTAAACCATTTTCGGGTAGCGGCGCCAGAGCGTTAATGATCGAATCTATGGATACCCATGGGGCGGATAGCTTTGTCGGTCGTCTCAGCTCTGTCATGCAGGGCTCTACTGAGACAACTTTTTACGTACTTGCCGTGTACTTCGGCGCGGTCGGTATTCAGCGTGTTCGGCATGCCGTGACTTGTGGATTGATTGCAGACTTTGCGGGTATGACGGCAGCTATTGGTGTTTGTTATTGGATGTTTGGTTAATGCTTGCTAATCAGTAAGCAAAGATAGTACTGTATAAAAAAACAGTTAAGGGTCAAGTTATGGCTGTCGTAGTAAAATATGTCGTAGTAAGAAATGGTGAGGAAAAGATGACGTTTACCAGCAAGAAGGAAGCCGATGCTTATGATCGTTTGCTTGATATCGCTGATGCAATGTCATCGTACTTGAATGAAAGTGAATTAGGGCTTGGAGATGACCTTTGTGATGCTGTTGGCCATTATTTGGCGATGAACAAAGACACGGTTGTGCAATTACTTAAGAGCGGTAAATTGCCCAGTGCCCCTGAGTCAAAAAAGTAGGTGGTAATGAGTACTGCAATGGATAGAAAGACACTGATACGATATTTGGATGACTTTCTGGTTGTCGATCAATTTAGAGATTATTGTCCTAACGGCTTGCAGGTTGAAGGTTCACTTGTCGTGCAAAATGTTGTTACCGGGGTAACAGCCAGCGCCGCCTTGATTGATAAAGCGATAGCCTTAAAAGCAGATACCTTACTGGTACATCACGGCTATTTTTGGAAGGGCGAATCTCCAGAAATTGTTGGGATCAAAGCGAATCGCATTAGAAAGTTAATCCAGAACAACATTAATCTAGTGGCTTACCATCTACCGCTCGATGCCCATCCTGTTGTTGGCAACAATGCGCAACTCGCAAAGCTGCTTGGTATCGCTCAAACAGAGAGTTCTGATCCGACAAGCGTTCTCGCTACAGGCGCATTTTCGCCGCCAATCAAAAGTGTTGAGCTAGCAGAGCGGCTTAGCCAAACGCTTAACCGAGCACCGTTGCATAGTGCTGTGGTTGATGAGATTAAGAGCGTGGCGTGGTGCACTGGTGGCGGTCAAGACTTTATTGAGCAAGCCGCCGATTTGGGGTGTGATGCGTTTATTTCCGGTGAAGTTTCTGAACGTACTGTTCTTCTTTCGCGAGAGCTAGGTATTGATTTTTTTGCAGCCGGTCATCACGCGACAGAGCGTTACGGCATTAAGGCGTTAGGTGAACACTTGAATGAGAAGTTCGGTCTGGATGTTAGTTTTGTTGATATCGACAATCCTGCATAAGTCGTGATGGCTTAGTGGCCGCCTAGCCATACCCACAAACGCCCCATATATTCGTACCAGGCTTGGCGAGTTTTCCTTATCTGGTCACTATCGGGGCGGTAGTACCACCAATCTCTCGGTTTATCAGGGGTTCCCCGAATATCAGCGGGGACCGGGTAGGGATCTAGTCCCTGGCGTTTAAACAAGTTCACTGCTCTAGGCAAATGGCTGGCCGAAGTGACCAGCGCAAACGGTGCTTGTTTAATAAAGGACGCTGTCGCAATAGCTTCTTCTGATGTGTCCCTCGGTGAAGGTAAGACAACTGCATTCTGGGCCGGAAGTCCTAGGGAAATCGCTACATCCCTCATAACGATAGCGCTGGCGGTATATTCCGCTCCGCCATATCCGGTGAATATCATAATACGGTTAGGTTTTTGATAGAAATGCCGTAGCCCTTCAGTTACTCGTTTAAGCGCGCATTCGTATAATCTTGCTGAAATAACATCAATGGGTAGGCTTTGGTGCCCGCAACCAAGCACAACAATATACTTAGTGTCTTCGGGCAGAGAGAGCACCGCAGGGTACTCTTTTTCAACCGCCGCGATCTGGTAATCACCGGCAGGGGGAATAGAGGTAAAAACGATCAGCAACAAGGTGATTGCAAGCAGGCTGGTGACTATTCTATGGCTGCCAGATTTAATCGCCATAATTAGCGCGACTAAACATAGAAGAAAGATAATGGGCAGAGGAGAGATCCAAGCTGCTGCTAATTTTTTTATTATAAACATCTACTATTCTCTCGAATTACCTATTTTCGTCCCTGAACATCATCTCACTCTCTATCTATCCAAAAGCTTGAGTCTGGCAGTGGGGTGTCGTCACTTAAGAATGGGTTATTTAAATGGATAACTTTTCTATCTTTTAACTGCGCTAGGTGGATCCACTCACCAAAGGCTTCAAAAAAATGCTTCTCAAATGAGCCATTGGCTTTGGCTATTTTTAGTCCCGCGAGCAGGCGTTTTGCAAGAGCGTCATCGCTGCTATTGACGAAAAAATAGCGCGGGAAAGGGTAGTATAAAGCCAAGTGTTGCTCCACTGCCAATCCTGGATGTTGCCCCTTAAACCGTTCTATCTCTTGCCAAGCTTCATTCAAGCCTCTGGGGAAATAATCAACACGCCGCTGCTCGACCATATTGAATAGTTCTTCATATTCCGGATGGCCGATCACCGGGATCTGGTTTGAATACAGTATTTGCATATCTGCCCAGTGCAAACCAAAGCCAGCGATCATGTTGTCTCTGAGTTGGTCGATATTTTCAACTCTACTAAACTTGTCTTGGCTCTCTTGATGGATTAATAAGATCCGATAGCCAAGAAGCCCGCCAAGGACAGGGAACTTCACCGATTGAAACCGTAGTTCTCTTTCTCTGTTTGTGGGCACAAATGCGACATCAACCTTTCCTTGCTCGAGCAAGCGCAAACCTCGAGCTTCATTCACCTTTTGGTTGAAAGCGACCGCTTTTGCTGGTCCATACTGTTCGGCAGTATTGTCCAGCGCCATCTGTAGAAGCTCTATATCATAAGAAAATCGTGCATCATCTTGAAAGTAAACTACTTGCTTTACCTTTTCTGCATGCGCATTGATACAGCAAAAAGCTAATAAAACTATCGAAATTTTTGTAAGGCGTGACTGGCTCATATAGTGCCTCGATGACTGACAAAAAGGTTAGGATATATTTTGCTATACCAATATAGTTATAAAGAACTCAGTTAGTTGACTAGATGATCACAAATTAGATTTGGATCGACAGGAAATATTATGACGTTGCACTCACTTACCGAATCTTCCTCGTCCATTACTAGTGGGAATAACGCGGCAGACCACTTCTTTCTGCTTCGACCGTTTGATGATGGGGTAATGACTGCTGAGTTAACCAATCAGACTGGCCGTTATCAGACCGTAGACAAAGTGGTTATTTATGATTGGCAACATGGTCTGAATGATGATGCGCTCTTATACGGTGAAGGCTTTCAAATGTTATCGCAAACCGGCGGAGTGCTTGCTAAGCCTGTTGATATTGGTCGTTGTGATGATGGTAAAGCCTATCGGCTGTATGATCCTAATCGAGAACAACGCGTTTACAATCTCTGCGTTCTCAATTCCGGCAACCAACTCATATTGCTTGGCTTTGTCTCTTGTCATCGCTTCGCTGGCTATTTTTCTTTGCGGCATGGAAGGATCGAGGTCACGCTGGATCTGGAAGGGGTGACTCTTGCGCCCCATGAAACAATCCAGTTAGAAGGCTTTTGCTGCCTTGAGGGGCAATACTTAGATCAGCTGCTATCGCAATTCGGTCAATTGATGCAGGTCGCTCATCCCCGAGCGCTTCCAGAGAAGATCCCCCAAGGGTGGTGCTCATGGTATCACTACTACGAAAATGTCACGGCGGATGACGTTCGAGAAAACTTGGCAGAATTAAAGTCATACCCTGCATTAGAGTTCATTCAAATCGATGATGGCTATCAAGCGTTTATGGGGGATTGGCTGACTCCTTCTGACAAGTTTGACGGTGGCGTTCCTGCGCTGATAAAAGAGATTAAAGGCCAAGGGAAAAAAGCTGGGATCTGGCTGGCGCCTTTTATTGCCGAACGCGGATCACGTTTGTTTAAAGAACATCCTGAATGGTTTGTAAAGCACCCCGAAACAGATCAACCGCTAGCGGCAGAAGAGGTGACTTATGGTGGCTGGCGCTGTACGCCGTGGTACATGTTAGACGCGACGCAGTCAGAAGTTATTCAATACCTTAAGCATGTGGTTAGTACAATGAGAAATTCGTGGGGGGTTGACTATTTTAAGCTCGACGCGAACTTTTGGGGGGCCGTTCATGGGGGAAAATTGAGCCGGGAAAACGTGACACGCGTTGAGGCTTATCGTTTGGGCATGCAAGCGATTAATGAAGCTGCCGATGGTGCGTTTATTCTCGGCTGCAATGCACCCATGTGGCCAAGCGTTGGGCTAGTCGACGGTATGCGTGTGTCCGACGATGTTGAGCGGCAGTGGTATCGCTTTAATCAGATACGGCGTGAGACCTTCTATCGTAATTGGTGCCACGGAACATTGTGGCTCAATGATCCTGATTGTTTGGTATTTAGGGATATACCCGGTCAGGTTGCAAACCAGGCAAACTATCGTCTGCATTTAACAACTATCATCGCTAGCGGTGGCATTCTGATGCTCGGTGATAGATTAAACGCGCTTACCACCGAGCAAAAGTCTTTCGTAAAAGAAGTGAGCCGGTTAATTGATCAAGGCTATGGTGCAGCGCAGTTCGTTGGTCTTGATCAGCATGTTGGTGTGGCGAACTGTAGTGGTGGACGCTTAGTCACATTGACCAATGGTGGCGAAGAAGCGCTGACACTATCAATTGCCCTGCAGAGTGAAGAAAGCTGCAACGTCATTGTGGGCGCAGAAGTGAGGTTGGAAAGTGATTGTGTTGTTGTCGTTCTCGACGGCTACGATGGCGCTGTTATTGAATTAACTAAAAGCTGATATCAATACCGACGGCGACATTACTGTCGCCATGGTTAGGAATTGCGCCAGAGCTAAACATCGTTTGAACCGTTACATCTTTATTGATTAGGTAACTGGTGCCAAAGCCGATTGCAAAATCTTTATTCAGTACGCCTGTTTGCTCACCAGCGTAGTAGTGATAGAGCGGGTCATCAGCGCCTATGTTTAGCAAGTCATTTCGTTGCTTGTCATAAAACTGTCCAAAGAGTTCAACTTGATAGCCATCATCTAGATAGGGAATGGCAACCATTGGCAGAGCGACCATTTCATACAGTTTTGAATCTGGGAAGTAGCTCTCCTGGGCTGAAGGTGCGAATTTTGCCTTCTGGTATACGTCACTCAGTGTATTAGTGATTAGCTCATAAGCTGTCGCTGGAAGCGAAAGCGGATCTTGCTTAGAGGTAGGCATCGGTGTTTGCTGATCGTAGGCCGACATAATGAACAAACGTGACCCGTCGAATATTTCGACATCCGCCGCGTTCGCGCTCAAGGAGCAACATGTTGTTAATATCGCTACGATACCTGTCAGGGACTGC
Above is a window of Corallincola holothuriorum DNA encoding:
- the infC gene encoding translation initiation factor IF-3, which codes for MAIKGKGGRRGPLQQKPANRLNEEITLSEVRLVGVEGEPLGVVTITEALEASTAAGMDLVEISPNAEPPVCRVMDYGKFLYEKSKEQKEQRKKTKQIQVKEVKFRPGTDEGDYQVKLRNLVRFLEAGDKAKVTLRFRGREMAHQELGIKLLNRIKEDLVEICQVESFPHRVEGRQMVMVLAPIKK
- the rpmI gene encoding 50S ribosomal protein L35, with product MPKMKSNRGAAKRFKKTGSGRFKHKQSHLRHILTKKSTKRKRQLRAMHLVEKCDTRSVQRMLPYA
- the rplT gene encoding 50S ribosomal protein L20, yielding MARVKRGVVARARHKKVLDQAKGYYGARSRVYRVAFQAITKAGQYAYRDRRQRKRQFRQLWIARINAAARQNGLSYSRFINGLKKASIEIDRKILADIAVFDQSGFAVLVEKAKAAL
- a CDS encoding TatD family hydrolase; the protein is MLVDSHCHLDKLKLDEFDGDLAKVISAAKAQSVEHMLCVGITLETFPEMLRQVTGFPEVSVSCGVHPLDQDSIWQQSKLLELASDPAVVAIGETGLDYFYAAESKEKQKLAFAGHLEVANTLKKPVIIHTRDAKEDTLAIMRAGDAEQVGGVLHCFTESWEMAKAALDMGFYISISGIVTFRNASALRDVVKQVPLERLLVETDSPYLAPVPHRGRQNQPAYVRDVAEFVADLKGVSFQQLASATTDNFYRLFSQINRG
- the rsmF gene encoding 16S rRNA (cytosine(1407)-C(5))-methyltransferase RsmF — protein: MKTPTTLPTDFLEKVKEILPPEEMKAFLEATLRPLRKSVRFNRLKTNHDDDQCIADRHAWTMKSIPWCRDGYWIDHDNEAPLGNVAEHMNGQFYIQEASSMLPPMALAYAVGERPFEQVLDMAAAPGSKTTQLAAIMSNKGVLVANEYSGSRIKGLYSNLVRCGVKNGALTHYDGRVFGEYLPQMFDAILLDAPCSGEGTIRKDPDAFKNWSEESVVELSDTQKALMESAFKALKPGGTLIYSTCTLNHQENQQVCEHLLNTYRDAIDVIPLNELFDGAEIAATPEGYLHIWPHHYDSEGFFVSAFRKHGECPKKLLAPREMPAKFPFHRPSRKQQAEIQTEITAQYECSLDGHSLWQRDREIWLFPDALLPMIPKMKFDRLGIKVGEQHRKELRISHEFAIAFGSTAINKHELSPPEAEAYFMGKDIENRSQAKRGDIICTYRGTPIGLARVTGSRLKNKLPRELVRDQGLTFK
- a CDS encoding nucleoside recognition domain-containing protein — its product is MLNFFWLAMFLIGAVSAIGQWLIKNDSQVFSRVIQALFDAASLSMTIGIGLAGLLCFWLGLMKVAEASGVIRGLSRLLAPLFEKLMPEVPRGDPAIGGVTMNLAANMLGLDNAATPLGIKAMQQLHELNPNKKVASNAQILFLVLNTSSVTIFPVTVFLYRAQMGAAVPTDVFIPILLATAASTLSGLIAVAVVQKINLFNTVIITYAAALLLLLGAPLLYLMSLSANAMANGSAFIANFTLLGVICALLSTAWYKKVNVYETFVEGAKEGIEQAFKIVPYLVAMLCAISVLRSSGALDSLIDGIRYLLSWFAIDTRFVDALPTGLLKPFSGSGARALMIESMDTHGADSFVGRLSSVMQGSTETTFYVLAVYFGAVGIQRVRHAVTCGLIADFAGMTAAIGVCYWMFG
- a CDS encoding YebG family protein — translated: MAVVVKYVVVRNGEEKMTFTSKKEADAYDRLLDIADAMSSYLNESELGLGDDLCDAVGHYLAMNKDTVVQLLKSGKLPSAPESKK
- a CDS encoding Nif3-like dinuclear metal center hexameric protein, which codes for MDRKTLIRYLDDFLVVDQFRDYCPNGLQVEGSLVVQNVVTGVTASAALIDKAIALKADTLLVHHGYFWKGESPEIVGIKANRIRKLIQNNINLVAYHLPLDAHPVVGNNAQLAKLLGIAQTESSDPTSVLATGAFSPPIKSVELAERLSQTLNRAPLHSAVVDEIKSVAWCTGGGQDFIEQAADLGCDAFISGEVSERTVLLSRELGIDFFAAGHHATERYGIKALGEHLNEKFGLDVSFVDIDNPA
- a CDS encoding ElyC/SanA/YdcF family protein, which encodes MFIIKKLAAAWISPLPIIFLLCLVALIMAIKSGSHRIVTSLLAITLLLIVFTSIPPAGDYQIAAVEKEYPAVLSLPEDTKYIVVLGCGHQSLPIDVISARLYECALKRVTEGLRHFYQKPNRIMIFTGYGGAEYTASAIVMRDVAISLGLPAQNAVVLPSPRDTSEEAIATASFIKQAPFALVTSASHLPRAVNLFKRQGLDPYPVPADIRGTPDKPRDWWYYRPDSDQIRKTRQAWYEYMGRLWVWLGGH
- a CDS encoding type 2 periplasmic-binding domain-containing protein, whose product is MALDNTAEQYGPAKAVAFNQKVNEARGLRLLEQGKVDVAFVPTNRERELRFQSVKFPVLGGLLGYRILLIHQESQDKFSRVENIDQLRDNMIAGFGLHWADMQILYSNQIPVIGHPEYEELFNMVEQRRVDYFPRGLNEAWQEIERFKGQHPGLAVEQHLALYYPFPRYFFVNSSDDALAKRLLAGLKIAKANGSFEKHFFEAFGEWIHLAQLKDRKVIHLNNPFLSDDTPLPDSSFWIDRE
- a CDS encoding glycoside hydrolase family 36 protein, whose protein sequence is MTLHSLTESSSSITSGNNAADHFFLLRPFDDGVMTAELTNQTGRYQTVDKVVIYDWQHGLNDDALLYGEGFQMLSQTGGVLAKPVDIGRCDDGKAYRLYDPNREQRVYNLCVLNSGNQLILLGFVSCHRFAGYFSLRHGRIEVTLDLEGVTLAPHETIQLEGFCCLEGQYLDQLLSQFGQLMQVAHPRALPEKIPQGWCSWYHYYENVTADDVRENLAELKSYPALEFIQIDDGYQAFMGDWLTPSDKFDGGVPALIKEIKGQGKKAGIWLAPFIAERGSRLFKEHPEWFVKHPETDQPLAAEEVTYGGWRCTPWYMLDATQSEVIQYLKHVVSTMRNSWGVDYFKLDANFWGAVHGGKLSRENVTRVEAYRLGMQAINEAADGAFILGCNAPMWPSVGLVDGMRVSDDVERQWYRFNQIRRETFYRNWCHGTLWLNDPDCLVFRDIPGQVANQANYRLHLTTIIASGGILMLGDRLNALTTEQKSFVKEVSRLIDQGYGAAQFVGLDQHVGVANCSGGRLVTLTNGGEEALTLSIALQSEESCNVIVGAEVRLESDCVVVVLDGYDGAVIELTKS